The Campylobacter concisus sequence TGTATAAGCATGGATTTAGTGGATTTGAAAGTGGTATTGCAGGTGGGATCGATAGCCTCTTTACAGCCCTAAAAGAGACTACACAAAGCCTCATAAGCGGTATGCAAGGCAATCTTGAAACATCGCTTAGTTATATTTTGCTTGGTGCTTTAGCAGCCGCCATCGCAAATACAAATTTAACTGCTATCTTGATAAATGCTTTGAGTAAATTCCTTAGCTCAAATAAAGTGATTTTTACACTAACCATCGCATTTATAGCGTGCTTATCTCAAAATTTAATCCCAGTTCACATAGCTTTTATACCTATTTTAATCCCGCCACTTCTTGCTATTATGAACAAAATGGGGATAGATAGACGTGCAGTAGCTTGTGCTTTGACATTTGGTCTTCAAGCACCTTATGTAAGCCTTAGTGTTGGCTTTGGTCTGCTTTTTCACAATATCTTAAAAAAAGAGCTAGCAAATAACGGCATAACCACATCTATTTCTGATATCTCTTCTGTTATGTGGATAGGTGGCGCTTCGATGCTTATTGGACTTATCCTTGCCATACTTTTTTATGGTAAAAAAAGAGCTTATAAAACTTCAAAATTTGAAAAAGAAGAGCTTGATGAGATCGAGCGTGCAAAAAGCCTTGAGATGACTAAAAAAGAGTGGGCGGTTTTAGCTGGTGCAGTTGTGGCTTTTGGTGTGCAAATTTATACTGAGCTGCTACCTCTTGGCGCACTACTTGGACTTTTGGTCATGGTTGTTTTTGGTGGTATCGAATACAAAAAAGTAGATAAGATCATGGATAATGGCCTTGCTATGATGGGATTTATCGCTTTTATCATGCTAGTTGCTGCAGGTTATGGCACTATCCTAAGAGAGAGTGGCGGAATAGACGAGCTTGTAAAATACGCTAGCTTAGTATCTGGCGGCAAGATAGGCGGAGCATTTTTGATGCTTCTTATCGGACTTCTCGTTACGATGGGTATAGGCACTAGCTTTGGTACGATACCTATTTTAGCTTCTATCTACGTGCCACTATGTGTTAGCCTTGGTTTTGGCGTACCAGCCATCATCTTATTGGTTGGTATAGCTGCGGCTCTAGGAGATGCTGGAAGTCCTGCAAGTGATAGCACACTTGGACCAACAAGCGGTCTAAATGCTGATGGTGAACACAACCACATATATGATACTTGTGTACCTACATTTATATTTTTTAACATACCACTCATCATCGGTGGTATCGTTGGAGCTATGATACTTGGATAAAATTTGGCGTAATTAACGCCAAATTTCTTTTTATTTCTTCTACTTTTTATCAATATAAATTTTTGGAACATCTTTTGC is a genomic window containing:
- a CDS encoding Na+/H+ antiporter NhaC family protein, which produces MLIFNPVVFSILVMTILCLLRFNILLSILISALVAGVMYKHGFSGFESGIAGGIDSLFTALKETTQSLISGMQGNLETSLSYILLGALAAAIANTNLTAILINALSKFLSSNKVIFTLTIAFIACLSQNLIPVHIAFIPILIPPLLAIMNKMGIDRRAVACALTFGLQAPYVSLSVGFGLLFHNILKKELANNGITTSISDISSVMWIGGASMLIGLILAILFYGKKRAYKTSKFEKEELDEIERAKSLEMTKKEWAVLAGAVVAFGVQIYTELLPLGALLGLLVMVVFGGIEYKKVDKIMDNGLAMMGFIAFIMLVAAGYGTILRESGGIDELVKYASLVSGGKIGGAFLMLLIGLLVTMGIGTSFGTIPILASIYVPLCVSLGFGVPAIILLVGIAAALGDAGSPASDSTLGPTSGLNADGEHNHIYDTCVPTFIFFNIPLIIGGIVGAMILG